A region of the Zymomonas mobilis subsp. mobilis ATCC 10988 genome:
CCAAGGGCGCGCATCGTAACCGCCTTCGCGCCCGCCTTTATGGCGGGGCAACCATGCGAAGCGGTTTCGGGGATATCGGTATTAAAAATGCTGAATTTGCCCGCCGATTTCTTCAAGACGAACATATTCTTCTTAATGCAGAAGATATTGGAGGCACCACCGCAAGACGGGTAGATTTCTGTCCGGCTTTGGGGCTTGCCCGTTGTCGCCATGTCGAAAACCAAAGACCGGTCGAAAGACTGGAAGTGGTTCCCGACAAAGCAGGGGATGTTACCTTTTTCTGATATTACTTTTTACAAAGCGATATCCTATATTCGGCTTCATTCAGCGATTTATCCGCTTTTGTTACTCAAGACATCGGGTCATTTTTGAATAAAGGCTCTGGGAATACAGATTTTTGAGTGAAGGCTAGTTTTCAGGAATATATCATGGCTCAAACGATAATGACTGTTGATGATTCACCCAGTATGCGGATGCTGCTTCGGGCAGCGCTTGGCAAAATGGGATATACAATCATCGAAGCCGAAGATGGCATTGATGCGATGGAGAAATTAAGCAATAATCGTCCCGATTTGCTTATCACCGACATCAACATGCCGCGTATGGATGGCTTTGGCCTGATCGAAAGCGTGCGACAGGATGACAGCTGGCGCAATATGCCGATCTTGGTTCTCACAACCGAAACCTCGGATGAGAAAAAACAACGGGCAAGAATTGCCGGTGCCACCGGATGGATTGTTAAACCTTTCAGCCCCGATAAATTGGCAGCGGCCATTCGACGGGTGCTTCATTAACATTTTCAGCTTATCAGCCGTTCCTTTTAAGGCGTTTGTTTCATTAAACTACCCTAATCGGCTTTACGATTTTATTTCGGGACACAAAGTTTTTCGGAAAAAATTTTTAACCATTTTTCAGGCGGTGAAAAAGGAGGCTCTTCATTATGGGCGAAAATAAAAACGAGCTGATGGCAGGAAAAACAGAGAACACGGCTTTGCAAAATCAAGCCCATGATTGGCAGCATTCTTCCGGCGCGCGCCAGTTAATCACTTTCCATATCGGGGAACAGTTTTTCGGGGTGGATATAATGGCTATCCGCGAAATTCGGGCATGGTCACCAGCTACCAATTTGCCGAATGTTCCCAATTATGTTCGCGGTGTTGTTAATCTTCGCGGCGTAGTGCTTCCGGTCTTCGATCTCCGCCAACGGCTTGGCTGGGGCATGACCGAACCGACGGCACGCCATGTCATTATCGTTGTCCAAATCGGGGAACAGTTGCAAGGCCTGATTGTCGATGCCGTCAATGACATTGTGACCGCACGTCATGAAGATTTGCAACCGGTGCCGGATGTCGGGGAATCCACAGCGGCACGCTTCTTGGAAGGTCTGGTCACGATTGATGACCGGATGATTATGGTTCTCGCTTTGGATCGCCTGCGCGAAAACGGCTTGCCGATACCGGATCAGGCCGAATAGGCAAGATTGCGACGATTCAGGATAAAAAGTAACCAGAGGGCGGCGAAATTAACGTCGCCCTCTTTCGGCTTTTCAACTGTTTGGCTATAGCTTTTTTATGAACCGACCTTCTTTAAAGCATTTTTACATCAAATCCTTTGGCTGCCAGATGAATAGCTATGACGGCGAAAGGATGTCCGAATTATTGGAATCCCAAGGGATGAAAGCGGCAGAAGAGGCGGCCACTGCCGATCTTGTCGTGCTCAATACCTGCCATATCCGCGAGAAAGCGGCGGAAAAGGTTTATTCCGAAATCGGTCGGTTAAGACGCCCCGACGGCTCTTCTCCGATGATTGCTCTCGCCGGATGCGTTGCACAGGCCGAGGGTGCCGAAGTGCTGGCCAGAACCAAGATGGTCGATATCGTGGTCGGGCCCCAAGCCTATCACCATTTACCTGAATTGATCGAGAAAGCCGCTTCGGGCAAAGTCGTTGATATCGACATGCCGCTTGAATCCAAATTCGATGCGCTTCCCGAAAGACGGCAAGTCGGGGCAAGTGCCTTTCTGACGGTGCAGGAAGGCTGCGATAAATTCTGCACCTATTGCGTGGTGCCTTATACCCGAGGGGCAGAAGTCTCACGCCCATGGTCACGCATTGTCAAAGAAGCCCATGCTTTGGTTGATAAAGGCGCAAGAGAAATCACGCTTTTAGGTCAAAATGTTAACGCGTGGACAGGCGAAGACGAAGCCGGACGTAGCCAAGGCCTCGATGGTCTTATTCGCGCCTTGGCTAAAATCGACGGACTAGAACGGATTCGTTACACCACCAGCCATCCCAATGATATGA
Encoded here:
- a CDS encoding chemotaxis protein CheD gives rise to the protein MAETTMKININNFKRIDVMQGEKQVSSEDDVVFSTVLGSCIAACLYDPIAKIGGMNHFLLAEPSGSDHDPNSLKRYGVYAMEVLINAMLAKGAHRNRLRARLYGGATMRSGFGDIGIKNAEFARRFLQDEHILLNAEDIGGTTARRVDFCPALGLARCRHVENQRPVERLEVVPDKAGDVTFF
- a CDS encoding response regulator, producing MAQTIMTVDDSPSMRMLLRAALGKMGYTIIEAEDGIDAMEKLSNNRPDLLITDINMPRMDGFGLIESVRQDDSWRNMPILVLTTETSDEKKQRARIAGATGWIVKPFSPDKLAAAIRRVLH
- a CDS encoding chemotaxis protein CheW, whose product is MGENKNELMAGKTENTALQNQAHDWQHSSGARQLITFHIGEQFFGVDIMAIREIRAWSPATNLPNVPNYVRGVVNLRGVVLPVFDLRQRLGWGMTEPTARHVIIVVQIGEQLQGLIVDAVNDIVTARHEDLQPVPDVGESTAARFLEGLVTIDDRMIMVLALDRLRENGLPIPDQAE
- the miaB gene encoding tRNA (N6-isopentenyl adenosine(37)-C2)-methylthiotransferase MiaB, with protein sequence MNRPSLKHFYIKSFGCQMNSYDGERMSELLESQGMKAAEEAATADLVVLNTCHIREKAAEKVYSEIGRLRRPDGSSPMIALAGCVAQAEGAEVLARTKMVDIVVGPQAYHHLPELIEKAASGKVVDIDMPLESKFDALPERRQVGASAFLTVQEGCDKFCTYCVVPYTRGAEVSRPWSRIVKEAHALVDKGAREITLLGQNVNAWTGEDEAGRSQGLDGLIRALAKIDGLERIRYTTSHPNDMTEGLIEAHGEIDKLMPFLHLPVQSGSNRILKAMNRAHTAESYLTLMNRLKEVRPDIALSGDFIVGFPGESEEDFQATLDLISEVGYSLAFSFAYSPRPGTPAADMDNQIDPEISRERLQRLQALLNQQQFDFNQQTIGRKATVLIERKGKKADQMIGKSPWLQSVIIEAPVAIGDLVEVTLTDAGPNSVKGQFLDQKQFATA